A section of the Pseudorasbora parva isolate DD20220531a chromosome 2, ASM2467924v1, whole genome shotgun sequence genome encodes:
- the ush1ga gene encoding pre-mRNA splicing regulator USH1G — MNDKYHKAARDGYLDLLKEATRKDLNAPDEDGMTPTLWAAYHGNLDALRLIVGRGGNPDKCDIWGNTPLHLAASNGHLNCLSFLVSFGANVWCLDNDYHTPLDMAATKNHMDCVRYLDSIAAKQTALNPKLVSKLKDRAFRDAERRIKECVKLQQKHRRRMERKFQRETTEASVSDAMSFSSYASSTLSRKLHHFNTATNVPYSQATIHATARGKTKIQRKLEKKKQGDGTFKIYEDGRKSVRSLSGLQLGNDVMFMKQGTYVNPKDRSRRNIRDMFSNDNEDAVSRAISEPDLHGQDVEYSEISTDSGHDSLFNRPGLGTMVFRRNYVSGGLFGIGSRDEGSLAGSERVDNVRLRSRMHRAPSLDEDSIGSARSLQERNVQELPWDEVELGLDDDDEPDTSPLEVFLATQSMNEFVPIFKREKIDLDALLLCSDSDLKSIHIPLGPRKKIIDSCQRRLEAIDDPGCIEDTAL; from the exons ATGAATGACAAATACCACAAGGCAGCTCGGGATGGCTACCTTGACTTGCTTAAAGAAGCGACGCGGAAGGACCTGAACGCCCCGGATGAGGATGGCATGACACCGACGCTATGGGCCGCGTACCACGGCAACCTGGACGCGCTGCGGCTCATCGTCGGGAGAGG GGGGAACCCAGACAAGTGTGACATATGGGGGAACACGCCGCTTCACCTGGCTGCCTCCAATGGCCATCTCAACTGCCTGTCTTTCCTGGTGTCGTTTGGTGCCAATGTGTGGTGCCTGGACAACGATTACCACACGCCTCTGGACATGGCCGCCACCAAGAACCACATGGATTGTGTGCGCTATCTGGACTCCATCGCTGCCAAGCAGACAGCCCTCAACCCCAAGCTAGTAAGCAAACTGAAGGACCGGGCTTTTCGTGATGCCGAACGGCGCATCAAGGAGTGTGTTAAACTGCAGCAGAAGCACCGGCGGCGTATGGAGCGGAAATTTCAGAGAGAGACAACAGAAGCCTCAGTCTCGGATGCCATGAGCTTCTCCAGCTATGCCAGCAGCACCTTGAGTCGCAAGTTACACCACTTCAACACTGCCACTAATGTGCCATATTCCCAG GCTACTATCCACGCCACAGCCAGGGGCAAAACTAAAATCCAGAGGAAGCTTGAGAAGAAGAAGCAAGGTGATGGAACATTCAAGATTTACGAGGATGGCAGGAAGAGTGTCCGCTCTTTGTCTGGCCTACAACTAGGCAATGACGTCATGTTTATGAAGCAGGGTACATACGTCAACCCTAAGGACCGGTCTCGTCGCAACATACGGGACATGTTCTCCAATGACAATGAGGATGCAGTCTCGCGTGCCATCAGTGAACCCGACCTGCACGGTCAAGATGTGGAGTACTCAGAGATCAGCACCGACTCAGGCCACGACTCACTCTTCAACCGTCCCGGCCTGGGCACCATGGTTTTTCGCCGCAACTATGTGAGCGGTGGACTTTTTGGCATTGGTAGCAGAGATGAAGGCAGTCTTGCAGGCAGCGAACGGGTCGATAATGTGCGCCTACGTAGCCGGATGCATCGCGCGCCCAGTCTGGATGAGGATAGCATCGGAAGCGCCCGTAGCCTGCAAGAGAGGAACGTGCAGGAGCTGCCGTGGGACGAGGTTGAGCTGGGgctggatgatgatgatgagccTGACACCAGCCCATTGGAAGTGTTCCTGGCCACACAGAGCATGAACGAGTTTGTTCCTATTTTCAAAAGGGAAAAGATCGACCTTGATGCCCTATTGCTGTGCTCTGATAGTGACCTCAAGAGCATTCACATCCCCTTGGGGCCCCGCAAGAAGATCATAGACAGCTGTCAGCGCCGACTGGAGGCCATCGATGACCCAGGTTGCATAGAAGACACTGCGTTGTGA
- the otop2 gene encoding proton channel OTOP2 — protein sequence MKWHTPQKASGFYSCSSNSINMTTKEDLEAMENQISTIQVSNLPSPVLAHGTFKTAEKGRNWGWLLSGLICLNILLLGIAIVSGSVFNKVQISSSHLLIFLILLVILTTVWMVYYKVHTSRVYRAVLYKDSHAGPVWLRAGLVLFGVCSVIMDIFKIIYYAGRMNCDSPVKIAFPAVQALFVIVQTYVLWVHAKDCVQIQQIVTRCGLMLTLSTNLMVWMTAVTEESLHQTVAPYDSSNSSSDHNDTTKGRSEGSTCKCSHSLCDVFEKAYYYLYPFNIEYSLFASAMAYVMWKNVGRQMDEHHSHKLRFRPWDVLVGPVAGMIILVAGLATFVVYEVDVAKQDPKKTEGALIMHYVMNIVAILLMSITTLVGCIIFRMDKREQVSGKNPTRSLDVGLLVGASLGQFLICYFTIVAVLASGVKGHANGLSLACAILTVIQLCLQNAFLIKGLHREPFKETETSTIFANAMAVKERDPERRSSSIVPAHTLPIAMTLFQSQLSWKRRILKEICAFLLLCNVILWIMPAFGARPQFDSTTGSDIYEFQTWAAVVNIGMPFGVFYRLHSVASLFEVYLTS from the exons ATGAAGTGGCACACTCCTCAGAAGGCCAGCGGTTTCTACTCGTG CTCTTCTAACTCAATCAACATGACGACCAAGGAAGACCTGGAAGCCATGGAGAACCAGATATCCACCATCCAAGTTAGCAACTTGCCCAGCCCGGTACTTGCCCACGGCACGTTTAAAACTGCGGAGAAGGGCCGCAACTGGGGATGGCTTCTGTCGGGACTCATCTGCCTAAATATCCTGCTCCTGGGGATCGCCATTGTGAGCGGGAGTGTCTTCAACAAGGTCCAGATCTCCTCGTCTCACCTCCTGATTTTCCTCATCTTGCTCGTCATTCTCACCACCGTATGGATGGTTTACTACAAAGTCCACACTTCTCGGGTGTACCGTGCGGTGCTCTACAAAGACAGTCATGCTGGACCGGTTTGGCTAAGAG CTGGACTGGTTCTGTTCGGCGTCTGCAGCGTCATCATGGATATTTTCAAGATAATTTATTACGCGGGTCGTATGAACTGCGATTCGCCTGTGAAAATAGCCTTCCCTGCTGTGCAAGCTCTGTTTGTCATTGTCCAG ACATACGTCCTCTGGGTCCACGCTAAAGACTGCGTACAGATACAGCAAATCGTCACACG ATGTGGTCTGATGTTGACCTTGTCTACGAACCTCATGGTGTGGATGACGGCTGTGACAGAGGAGTCGCTCCATCAAACAGTGGCTCCATACGATTCCTCCAACAGTTCCTCAGACCACAATGACACGACAAAAG GCCGCTCGGAAGGCAGCACATGCAAGTGTAGCCATAGTTTGTGTGATGTTTTTGAGAAGGCCTACTACTACCTGTACCCCTTTAACATCGAGTACAGCCTCTTCGCCTCAGCCATGGCCTACGTCATGTGGAAAAACGTCGGCCGCCAGATGGACGAACACCACAGCCACAAGCTTCGCTTCCGCCCGTGGGACGTCCTAGTGGGTCCGGTGGCTGGCATGATCATCCTGGTGGCGGGTTTGGCTACATTCGTGGTGTATGAGGTGGACGTGGCCAAACAGGACCCGAAAAAGACGGAGGGAGCTCTGATAATGCATTACGTCATGAATATAGTCGCCATCCTCCTGATGTCCATCACAACTCTAGTCGGTTGTATAATCTTCCGGATGGATAAGAGGGAGCAAGTTTCGGGGAAGAACCCTACGCGGAGTCTGGATGTGGGGCTGCTCGTGGGCGCGTCCCTGGGACAATTCCTGATCTGTTACTTCACCATAGTAGCAGTTTTGGCGTCAGGGGTCAAGGGGCACGCAAATGGGCTCAGCCTGGCCTGCGCTATCCTGACTGTGATCCAGCTGTGCCTACAGAACGCTTTCCTCATCAAGGGCCTCCACCGGGAGCCGTTTAAAGAGACGGAGACGAGCACCATCTTTGCCAACGCCATGGCTGTGAAAGAGAGAGACCCGGAGAGGCGGAGCAGCTCTATCGTCCCAGCTCACACGCTACCCATCGCAATGACGCTTTTTCAGAGTCAACTCTCCTGGAAGAGGAGGATCCTTAAGGAGATCTGCGCCTTTCTGCTACTCTGCAATGTCATT CTTTGGATTATGCCTGCTTTCGGAGCCCGGCCTCAATTCGACAGCACCACCGGATCGGACATTTACGAGTTCCAGACGTGGGCTGCTGTCGTGAATATCGGCATGCCGTTTGGGGTCTTCTACCGGTTGCACTCAGTGGCCAGTCTATTCGAGGTGTACCTTACCTCATAA